A window of bacterium genomic DNA:
GCCGCGCGTGTCCTTGCCGGCGGCGCCCGCCTCGCGGCGGAAGCAGGGCGAGAAGGCGCAGTACTTCAGCGGCAACTGGGCGGCGTCGAGCGTCTCCTGCATGTGGACGTTGGTGACCGAAACCTCGGCGGTCGGGATCAGGTACAGGTCGTCCACCTGGCAGTGGTACATGTCCTCGGCCAGTTTCGGCAGCTGGCCGGTGCCCTGCATCGCCTCGGCGTTGACCAGGTACGGGATGTTGAACTCGGTGTAGCCCTGCTCCAGGTGCACGTCGAGGAACCAGTTGATGAGTGCACGTTCGAGGCGCGCGCCCTGGCCGGAAAGCACCGTGAAGCCGCTGCCGCTCATGCGCACGGCCCGCTCGGGGTGGAAGATGCCCAGCTCGGCGGCCAGGTCCCAGTGCGGCACCATCGCGTGTGCCGGCTGCGTCACCTCGCCCCAGGTGCGCACGACGACGTTGCATTCCTCGCCACCCTCGGGCACCGAGGCATGCGGCAGGTTGGGGATGCGCAGGTAGAGCTGCTCGACCGCGGCCTCGAGTTCGACGGCGGAGTCCTTCAGCTGCTTGAGCCGGTCCGAGACGCTCTTCATCTCGGCGATGGCTGCCGAAGCGTCGCCGCCGGCCTTCTTGACGTCGCTGATGGCGCGGTTGGCGCGGTTGGCTTCGGCCTGCAGGGTCTCGATCTCCTGCAGGGCGGCGCGGCGCGCGGCGTCCTGGTCGTAGTAGGCCTGGATGTCGACGGACTCGCGCTTGAGGGCGACGGCGCGGACGACCTGGTCGCGGTTCTCGCGCAGGAACTTGCGGTCGAGCAAGGGGGCACCTCTCGGGGAGTTGGCAACGGCCGGCGCTGCCGGGGCGTTCGCAAGAAACACGCCCGCCGCAACAGGTTCCGGCGGGAAATTGGTTTTGCATTCCACGGCAGCGGCTGCTAAGAAGGTTAGTCACAGGAACAAGGCCCCGGCAAGCCAAATCGCGGGTTGCCGGCGGCCCGCACCGCCCGCCGGACGCGCCCTGCCGGACGCGCTCCCGGGGCGCATCCCGATCGAGGCGGCCATGCTCCGAAACGAACTCATCGGTCGCCTGCGGGCGCTGCCGCCAGGCCGGCGCCTGATCACGGCCCTGGATGTCCCGGACACGGCGGCCGCGCTGGCCCTGGCCGGGCGCCTGGGGCCGCGAGGCGGCTTCGTCAAGGTGGGCCTGGAGCTCTTTTCCGCCGGCGGTCCCGAGGTGGTCACCGCCCTGCGCGGCCTGGGCCGGGACGTCTTCCTGGACCTCAAGTACCATGACATCCCGAATACCGTCGCTTCGGCGGCGCGGCAGGCCGCACGCCTCGGCGCCTCGCTCTGTACGATCCACGCCGCGAACGGTCGGGCGGCAATGGAGGCTGCCGCGAAGGCGCTGGCCGAGGCACCGCCGGGCGCCGACGGCGGTCGCCCGGCCCTGCTGGCAGTTACGGTGCTGACCAGCCTCTCGGCGGCGGACCTGGACGAGGTGGCCCCGGGCGGCGGGTCGCTGGCCGACCGCGTGGCCCGGTTGGCGATGCTGGCCTGGGAAAGCGGCTGCGACGGCCTGGTCTGTTCGGCGGCCGACCTGCCTGCGTTGCGGCGCGTGGTGGGCCCCGAGCCGCTGGTCGTGACCCCGGGCATCCGCCCGGCCGACGGCAGCCTCGACGACCAGAAGCGCGTGGCCACCCCGCGGCAGGCTGCCGCAGCGGGCGCCGACTTCCTGGTCATCGGGCGCCCGGTGACCCAGGCGCCCGACCCGGCAGCAGCGCTGGCCTCGCTCGCCGCCGATTTCGCGTGACCCGAGAACAAGGCTTCCGCAGAAAGGGACTCCCGTGAACGAAAGCAGTCTCCTGTCGCTGATGGAGGAACTGGGCGCGCTGCACAAGGGACACTTCCTCCTGAGCAGCGGCCGCCACAGCCACACCTACTTCCAGTGCGCGCGCCTGCTGCAGTTCCCCGAACTGGCGCGTGAACTGGGCGCCGAGCTGGCGACGTTCTTCGCCGATGTGCCCCATGACGTGGTGGTGAGTCCCGCACTCGGCGGCATCCTCATCGGGCATGAAGTGGCCCGCGCGGTCGGACGCCGCTTCCTGTTCACCGAACGCAAGGAAAGCCAGATGGAGCTGCGTCGCGGCTTCACGCTGGAGCCGCGGGAGAAGGTCCTCATCGTCGAGGATGTGGTGACCCGCGGCACCAGCCTGCTGGAAGTGGCGCGCGTGGTCGAGGCGAACGGCGGCGTCGTCGTCGGCCTGTCCTGCATCGTCGACCGCACCGGCGGCGAGGTCGAATTGCCCCTGCCGCTGCGGTCGTTGGCGCGCGTCGCCGTGGAAACCTGGGAACCGGCGGACTGCCCGCTGTGCCGCGCCGGCAAGCCGGTGATCAAGCCCGGCAGCCGCGGCAACTGAAGGACGGAGACGCCTTGATGCAGCGGGCGGCAGGCGGGCGCCGGGCAGCGCTGGCCGCGGGACTGGCCGTCGCGCTGCTGGCGTGCGTGACCTGGCCGCTGCTGCACCCGGCGCGGCCGCTGTTGCCCACCGATGACCTCTACACGCACCTGTCCGTCACAAGGCACCTGGCGCGCGGCGACGGGTTCCTCTGCGACATCGCCTATCCCCTGTCGTTCGCCTGGCCCTTCGCGCGCGTGCTGCCGCAGCCGCTCGTGCATCGCCCCCCGGGCTGGCCCGTAGCCCTGCTGGTGCCGTACGCGGCGGTCGGCGGCGACACGCACCGCCTTCCCGGCGCCGTGCGCGCGCTGCAGGTGCTGGTGCTGGCGATCATCGCCGGACTGGGTACCGCGGCGTGGGTCCGGCGCGGGCGCCTCGGCGCCGCAGCCGCCTGGCTGGTGCCGCTGGCCGCCTGCCCGCTGCTCCCGTACGCCGTGGACTGGGGACACACCGAACTGCCCGCCGCAGCGCTGCTGCTGTCGGTGTGGCTGCGGCATCGCGACGGCCTGCGGACGCCGGGCGCGATCGACGGCCTGCTGACAGGGCTGCTGGCGCTGCTGCGACCGGAACTGGCCTGGCTGCCGCCGGCGTGGTGGTTGTGGCTGGCGCACCGCACTCCCGCGGACAGGCGCCGGGCGCGGCGCGGGACCTGGCTGGCGATGCTCGTCGTGCTGGCGCTGTCGGGACCGTGGCTGGTGCGCAACGCGCGGCTGACCGGCAACCCGTTCTTCAGCGTGCAGGCCGCGGCCGAAGTGGCCAAGGACACGCGCACGTGGCCCGGGTACGAGGTCTACCGGCAACTGGAGCCGCAGCCGGCCTGGCGGCTGCTGCGCGACGACCCGCTGCCGGTGGCGCGGAAGACAGCCCGCGGACTGCGCTTCTTCGCGCGCGAGTTGCCGGGCCTGGTGCCGTGCGCATTGCCCGTGTTGTTGCTGGCCGGCGCACTGGCCGGGCGTCGCAGCGGGTTGCGGCGGCGGCCAGCCGCCGCGAATGGACCCGAGGCGATCGCGCCGCACCCATCATGGTTGCGCGCACCCGCACCCACCGCGCTGGCATCGCTGGTCGCACTGGCCGCACTCTACGCGCCGCTGGACCACTCGCTGCGCCACCTGCTGGTGATGGTCCCGATCCTGGCCTGGGAAGCCGCGCCCTGGCTGGGCGAATGGCCCTGGACATTGCGGCGTCGCGGCGCCGTGCGTCCGGCCTGGCCGGCCTGGCGCACGGTGCTGGCCGCGCTGGTCGTGGCCGTGCCGGTGGTGCTGCTGACACAGCGTGAACCGACCGGCTGGGCCGGCGCCGCGCGCGACGCGGTGACCATGCAGGCGGGGGCCCTCCGCGAGGCGGAAGTGCTGCGCGGCCTGCCCGCCGATGCGGTGCCGTTCGTGGAGTCGGCCGCTGCGCCCTGGCTGGCCGACCGCGCTGCCGTCTGGTCACCGCGCGATGAGGCCACTGCGGCCGTGATCCGCGCCTGGCTGGCCCCTGCGTCCGGCACCGGGAGGCAACCGTGAGCACACCGCACTGGCTGGCAGAAGAACGGACACTGGCCGCTGCAGGGTGGCGCCACGGCTGGACGACGACGGAGGGCCCGGACTTCCGCGCCGGCCCGGGCGTCCCGGCCATGAAGGCCGCGATGGCGACGCTCGGCCGCGGCACGCGCCTGGCGGCCCTGGCCTGGGTCCACCAGGTGCACGGCGGCACGGTGCTGCGCGCCCGGGGCCCGGGCCTGGTCGGCGATGCCGACGCCCTGTGGACAACGGAACCCGGCCTGGCGACGGTCGGGCGCGGCGCCGACTGCCCCCTGGTCCTGGTGGGCGGCCGACTCGGGTCCGGCGACGGCATCTGGGGCTTCGCGCACGCCTCGTGGCGTTCGACGGTCGCCGGCATCACCGGTTCGCTGCTGGCGGCCATGACCGCGGCCGGACTGCGACCGGAAACGGCGCACGCGGTCATCTGCCCCTCGGCGGGTCCCTGCTGCTACGAGGTGGGTGACGAAGTGCGCTCGGCGGCCGTGGAACGGCTGGGACCGCAGGCGGCGGCCTTCTTCACGCCGCACGGCCCGCGCTGGCTGTTCGACCTGTGGGCGGCCAACGAGGCCCAGCT
This region includes:
- the serS gene encoding serine--tRNA ligase; this translates as MLDRKFLRENRDQVVRAVALKRESVDIQAYYDQDAARRAALQEIETLQAEANRANRAISDVKKAGGDASAAIAEMKSVSDRLKQLKDSAVELEAAVEQLYLRIPNLPHASVPEGGEECNVVVRTWGEVTQPAHAMVPHWDLAAELGIFHPERAVRMSGSGFTVLSGQGARLERALINWFLDVHLEQGYTEFNIPYLVNAEAMQGTGQLPKLAEDMYHCQVDDLYLIPTAEVSVTNVHMQETLDAAQLPLKYCAFSPCFRREAGAAGKDTRGLLRVHQFHKVEMVKFVAPDTSWDELESLTADAEELLQKLGLPYRVLALATGDLSFAAAKCYDLEVWAAGVGKWLEVSSCSNFGDFQARRAGIRYKGGSDKGYVHTLNGSGLALPRVLVAILENYQTADGRVRVPDVLRPYMGGLEYIG
- the pyrF gene encoding orotidine-5'-phosphate decarboxylase, which gives rise to MLRNELIGRLRALPPGRRLITALDVPDTAAALALAGRLGPRGGFVKVGLELFSAGGPEVVTALRGLGRDVFLDLKYHDIPNTVASAARQAARLGASLCTIHAANGRAAMEAAAKALAEAPPGADGGRPALLAVTVLTSLSAADLDEVAPGGGSLADRVARLAMLAWESGCDGLVCSAADLPALRRVVGPEPLVVTPGIRPADGSLDDQKRVATPRQAAAAGADFLVIGRPVTQAPDPAAALASLAADFA
- a CDS encoding orotate phosphoribosyltransferase; this encodes MNESSLLSLMEELGALHKGHFLLSSGRHSHTYFQCARLLQFPELARELGAELATFFADVPHDVVVSPALGGILIGHEVARAVGRRFLFTERKESQMELRRGFTLEPREKVLIVEDVVTRGTSLLEVARVVEANGGVVVGLSCIVDRTGGEVELPLPLRSLARVAVETWEPADCPLCRAGKPVIKPGSRGN
- a CDS encoding polyphenol oxidase family protein, with the translated sequence MSTPHWLAEERTLAAAGWRHGWTTTEGPDFRAGPGVPAMKAAMATLGRGTRLAALAWVHQVHGGTVLRARGPGLVGDADALWTTEPGLATVGRGADCPLVLVGGRLGSGDGIWGFAHASWRSTVAGITGSLLAAMTAAGLRPETAHAVICPSAGPCCYEVGDEVRSAAVERLGPQAAAFFTPHGPRWLFDLWAANEAQLGAAGVPPAAVARSGHCTICGGTDFPSHRRDGEAAGRFAAFIAGDGPAAPAGLEPDVGG